A stretch of Aerococcaceae bacterium zg-252 DNA encodes these proteins:
- a CDS encoding threonine synthase, translated as MSNIVYQSTRDANNQVSASQAILKGIAEDGGLYIPTQIPEIEFDWDSLQHASYQEIAKLVLGAFFTDFTSEEISYCVDSAYDEKFDDKRIAPVVKLKDNAYVLELFHGNTIAFKDMALSILPYLMTTAAKKNQLNEDIVILTATSGDTGKAAMAGFADVPGTKIMVFYPNKAVSKIQELQMTTQVGDNTSVVAIKGNFDDAQSAVKAMFNDASMIKQVGEMGYRFSSANSINIGRLVPQVAYYVYSYAQLLKQGALAINEPMDVVVPTGNFGNILAAYYAKQIGTPIRNFVCASNQNNVLVDFFNKGVYDRKRPFYVTNSPSMDILVSSNLERLVYHVTGSDTAKTRELMQQLMNDGQYSITDDMQLQLQDFFAYEASQEQTLTTIKEMFDAVNYTLDPHTAVAVYVYQQYKETQTDNVPTVIAATASPYKFPTTVMSALESDSAQEDDFKCVETLQQLTGIAIPETVSELSQLPVRHQTVCEINEMKDVVLAFLNN; from the coding sequence ATGTCCAATATTGTTTACCAAAGTACACGAGATGCAAATAATCAAGTGAGTGCTTCACAAGCAATATTAAAAGGGATTGCAGAGGACGGTGGTTTATATATTCCGACGCAAATTCCAGAAATAGAATTTGATTGGGATTCTTTACAACATGCGAGTTATCAAGAAATAGCAAAATTAGTATTAGGGGCATTTTTTACAGATTTTACAAGTGAAGAAATTTCGTACTGTGTGGATTCAGCGTATGATGAAAAATTTGATGATAAACGAATTGCGCCAGTTGTTAAATTAAAAGATAATGCTTATGTACTAGAATTATTTCACGGTAATACTATCGCATTTAAAGATATGGCACTGTCTATTTTACCGTATTTGATGACGACAGCTGCTAAGAAAAACCAGTTGAATGAGGACATTGTTATTTTAACGGCAACGTCAGGGGATACTGGAAAAGCTGCAATGGCTGGATTTGCTGATGTGCCAGGTACGAAAATTATGGTGTTTTATCCAAATAAAGCAGTCAGTAAAATTCAAGAATTGCAGATGACGACACAAGTGGGTGATAATACGAGTGTTGTAGCGATAAAAGGAAACTTTGATGATGCACAATCAGCAGTAAAAGCGATGTTTAATGATGCTAGCATGATTAAACAAGTAGGAGAAATGGGATACCGTTTTTCAAGTGCTAATTCGATTAATATTGGGCGATTGGTACCACAAGTTGCCTATTATGTGTATTCCTATGCGCAATTATTGAAACAAGGTGCTTTGGCGATTAACGAACCAATGGATGTTGTTGTTCCGACAGGTAATTTTGGTAATATTTTAGCTGCTTATTATGCTAAACAAATTGGAACACCGATTCGCAACTTCGTTTGTGCATCGAATCAAAATAATGTTTTAGTTGATTTCTTTAACAAAGGTGTCTATGACCGTAAGCGTCCATTTTATGTAACCAATTCGCCGTCAATGGATATTTTAGTATCAAGTAATTTGGAGCGTCTTGTTTATCATGTAACAGGTTCGGATACGGCTAAAACACGTGAATTGATGCAACAATTAATGAATGACGGTCAATATTCAATTACAGACGATATGCAGTTACAATTACAAGATTTCTTTGCTTATGAGGCGAGTCAAGAACAAACTTTAACTACGATTAAAGAAATGTTTGATGCAGTCAATTATACATTAGACCCACATACAGCAGTGGCAGTTTATGTGTACCAACAGTATAAAGAAACACAAACGGATAATGTTCCAACTGTGATTGCTGCAACAGCAAGTCCTTATAAGTTCCCAACGACTGTTATGTCGGCTTTAGAATCTGATTCAGCTCAAGAAGATGATTTTAAATGTGTCGAAACATTACAGCAGTTGACTGGTATTGCGATTCCAGAAACGGTATCAGAGTTAAGTCAATTGCCAGTTCGTCATCAAACTGTGTGCGAAATCAATGAGATGAAAGATGTCGTATTAGCCTTTTTAAATAACTAA
- a CDS encoding peptidase M4 family protein has protein sequence MKAKILLSSLLMSQCLLSSVVHAEEKPIRYYQDSKLSQVLVEDETTVEDIFNQLPLTLPIQSNVDDYQFFSAEVDDRGNMHYAMVPVIDEIPVFEYMILIHTDSDGYIRSISGELDRPALEVSNRKVISSELATQFALSELGYPAELPNYQPDAKVTVSANYAVDIEQMKLVYYVFIDDVETTASTRVTIDAENGSVLDKKEMKPGIREKHFTARGKGVFDENYVLPATKINQKVYLTGDVYGTPLTTFVMNKSSLGYQVAEDNDGIFDDDKQKVVVQAHYNMQQVLRFFYEHFNWRSFDGEGAPVEVVVNYTEDGEDLDNAMWDGTRFVFGAGEENLSYNNAIANDIVGHEFMHAVTQFGAGLVYEHQSGALDESLSDMFGYFIDSEDSTIGEDILQEGGDPNLVLRSLEDPTLYGQPGHMRDYVKAENNLDGDYGGVHINNGIPNKAGYLTAKAIGIEKTMQIYFNAVQHYLVPFAEFSDARIAFKLSAADLFGSESAEVKAIEKAWDEVGVGE, from the coding sequence ATGAAAGCAAAAATTTTGTTGAGCAGCTTATTGATGTCCCAGTGTTTATTGAGTAGTGTAGTACATGCAGAGGAAAAACCGATTCGCTATTATCAAGATAGCAAGTTATCACAAGTATTGGTTGAAGATGAAACGACTGTTGAAGATATTTTTAATCAATTACCATTGACATTACCGATTCAAAGTAATGTGGATGATTATCAATTTTTTTCGGCAGAAGTTGATGATAGGGGGAATATGCATTATGCAATGGTTCCTGTGATTGATGAAATTCCTGTCTTTGAATATATGATATTGATTCATACCGATAGTGACGGGTATATCCGTTCAATCAGTGGTGAATTAGACCGTCCAGCTTTGGAAGTGTCAAATAGAAAAGTTATCAGCAGTGAATTAGCAACTCAGTTTGCTTTAAGTGAATTAGGATATCCTGCTGAACTACCTAATTATCAACCAGATGCTAAAGTGACCGTATCTGCTAATTATGCAGTGGATATTGAGCAAATGAAGTTGGTTTATTATGTGTTTATCGATGATGTTGAAACGACTGCATCAACACGAGTGACCATTGATGCAGAAAATGGCTCTGTTTTAGATAAAAAAGAGATGAAACCAGGAATTCGTGAGAAACACTTTACTGCAAGAGGCAAGGGTGTTTTTGATGAAAATTATGTTTTGCCAGCAACAAAAATTAATCAAAAGGTGTATCTAACAGGTGATGTTTACGGTACGCCATTGACGACTTTTGTGATGAATAAATCGTCATTAGGGTATCAAGTGGCTGAAGATAATGACGGTATTTTTGATGATGACAAGCAAAAGGTAGTTGTTCAAGCACATTATAATATGCAACAGGTATTGCGTTTTTTCTATGAGCATTTTAATTGGAGAAGTTTTGATGGAGAGGGTGCACCAGTAGAAGTTGTCGTAAATTATACTGAAGACGGTGAAGATTTAGACAATGCGATGTGGGACGGTACTCGTTTTGTATTTGGTGCTGGAGAAGAAAATCTCTCATACAACAATGCGATTGCGAACGATATTGTTGGACATGAATTTATGCATGCAGTAACTCAATTCGGTGCTGGTCTTGTATATGAACATCAATCAGGGGCACTTGATGAATCGCTTTCGGATATGTTTGGATATTTTATTGATTCGGAAGATAGTACCATTGGTGAAGATATACTGCAAGAGGGTGGCGACCCTAATTTAGTATTGCGTAGTTTGGAAGACCCAACATTGTATGGTCAGCCTGGTCATATGCGTGATTATGTGAAAGCAGAAAATAATTTAGACGGCGATTATGGTGGTGTCCATATTAATAATGGGATTCCAAATAAAGCAGGCTATTTAACAGCAAAGGCGATTGGAATTGAGAAAACAATGCAAATTTATTTCAATGCAGTGCAACATTATTTAGTTCCGTTTGCTGAATTTTCTGATGCAAGAATTGCGTTTAAGTTATCGGCAGCAGATTTATTTGGAAGTGAATCAGCAGAAGTCAAGGCGATTGAAAAGGCATGGGACGAAGTGGGAGTTGGCGAATAA
- a CDS encoding YitT family protein, whose protein sequence is MLNKYLSEHPKANFLMQLGIAIASAVSFGISMKFFLIPGEIFSSGVPGLAQLINFFTSQTPLASILTTGNLYFLINVPILILSYLKLGRHFTIMTIIVVILSTITTNMIPLTYVSQNPLLNAIMGGVFSGIGAGITIKYGMSGGGFDILNVFLSRTYGWNVGALTFLSNLVIILGSGFLYTWELAIYTMITIFVTSKLIDTIHTNEQRLTAFIVTNNPSAITENIQMRLIRGTTILEARGGYTGDQRNVLMIVINRYELHELQLAIAEADPIAFVNVVQSTKVMGNFLSRDQQNIMRKQNQVLSKNS, encoded by the coding sequence ATGTTGAATAAATATTTGAGTGAACACCCTAAAGCAAATTTCTTAATGCAACTTGGAATTGCTATTGCGTCAGCTGTTTCGTTTGGTATTTCAATGAAATTTTTCTTAATTCCAGGAGAAATTTTTAGTTCAGGTGTACCAGGTTTAGCACAATTAATTAATTTCTTTACAAGTCAAACACCATTGGCGTCAATTTTGACGACGGGGAATTTATACTTTTTAATTAATGTACCAATATTGATATTGTCTTACTTAAAGCTAGGACGTCATTTTACAATTATGACGATTATTGTAGTTATTTTGTCGACGATTACGACGAATATGATACCGTTGACCTATGTGTCGCAAAATCCTTTATTAAATGCCATTATGGGTGGGGTTTTCTCTGGTATCGGAGCAGGTATTACCATTAAATATGGTATGTCTGGTGGTGGATTTGATATTTTAAATGTCTTTTTATCCAGAACATATGGTTGGAATGTTGGTGCGTTAACATTTTTAAGTAATTTAGTGATTATTCTAGGTTCAGGTTTTTTATATACTTGGGAATTAGCGATTTATACGATGATTACTATTTTTGTAACGTCTAAGTTGATTGATACTATTCATACAAATGAACAACGTTTGACTGCCTTTATTGTAACGAATAATCCAAGTGCGATTACGGAAAATATTCAGATGCGTTTAATTCGTGGAACAACGATTTTAGAAGCACGTGGTGGCTATACTGGTGATCAGCGAAATGTGTTAATGATTGTAATTAATCGTTATGAATTACATGAATTGCAATTAGCGATTGCTGAGGCAGATCCGATTGCTTTCGTCAATGTAGTACAATCGACAAAAGTTATGGGGAATTTCTTGAGTCGTGACCAACAAAATATTATGCGTAAGCAAAATCAAGTATTAAGTAAAAATAGTTAA
- the yidC gene encoding membrane protein insertase YidC, whose product MKKIQKKLPLLLLLVAIVFVSAGCVQYSADGTPTGWVYQYLGQPASNFLNFLANIFGGSYGMAIIIVTIITRLLMLPSSLKMTRTSMISQARMKIAQPEIDEIRAEIDAAQDPTEKAKLNQELMAVYKKYDIDMFGGLTGCLPILIQMPIISAVYAAIRSSDAINQSTFLGIHLGEKNMLIVILVVLLTFLQGWLMQRATPKSDNPTANQTTSTMLLMNPIMLGWISYVSAAGIGLYFLVGSVFALVQQIYSNHVLKPKIQKMLDEESAKLAATPRQKRKAAAKANNTTPTGTKRLVPTKQPISTQPNDTNRRNAGKQQRRK is encoded by the coding sequence ATGAAAAAGATACAAAAAAAATTACCTTTATTGCTATTATTAGTAGCAATAGTATTCGTAAGTGCTGGTTGTGTCCAATATAGTGCCGACGGAACACCAACTGGCTGGGTCTACCAATACCTTGGACAACCTGCTTCGAACTTTTTAAACTTTTTAGCAAATATCTTCGGTGGTAGCTATGGTATGGCAATTATTATTGTTACCATTATTACACGATTATTGATGTTACCGTCATCGCTAAAAATGACGCGTACATCAATGATTAGCCAAGCTCGCATGAAAATTGCCCAACCTGAGATTGATGAAATTCGTGCAGAAATTGATGCAGCACAAGACCCAACAGAAAAAGCGAAATTAAACCAAGAATTAATGGCAGTCTATAAAAAATATGATATTGATATGTTCGGTGGCTTAACCGGCTGTTTACCAATATTAATTCAAATGCCAATTATCTCTGCCGTCTATGCAGCAATTCGTTCATCAGATGCCATTAATCAAAGTACATTTTTAGGTATTCACCTTGGCGAAAAAAATATGTTGATTGTGATTTTAGTTGTCCTTTTAACATTCTTGCAAGGTTGGTTAATGCAACGTGCAACACCAAAATCAGATAATCCGACAGCTAATCAAACAACGAGCACAATGTTATTAATGAACCCAATTATGTTAGGTTGGATTTCATATGTGTCGGCTGCTGGTATCGGATTATACTTCCTTGTTGGTAGTGTTTTTGCCCTAGTACAACAAATTTATTCAAACCATGTCCTAAAACCAAAGATTCAAAAAATGTTAGATGAAGAAAGTGCAAAATTAGCTGCAACACCAAGACAAAAACGTAAAGCTGCAGCAAAAGCGAATAACACAACCCCTACAGGAACAAAACGCTTAGTGCCGACTAAACAACCAATTTCAACTCAACCAAATGACACTAATCGCCGTAATGCTGGTAAGCAACAACGTCGTAAATAA
- a CDS encoding tRNA threonylcarbamoyladenosine dehydratase: MTVFEQDERFARLNLLVESAGMSTLENATVMVVGLGGVGSSCAQTLARGGVGKLIILDGDVVSPSNINRQLLAFDSTVGRPKAEVMKELILDINPNCQVYAVEEFVKAQNIAPLLRSLPRPDYVIDCIDSFYAKTALIQWCIEQQVPLLSSMGAANRLDPSLLSFSYIEDTSYCKMSKTMRHICAELGIKKLEVLYSKEKQAKIKSYGSVKKEHTLGSISYMPPIMGMLLASKVLRRLLGLETYKLTPIMKGQK, encoded by the coding sequence ATGACAGTGTTTGAACAAGATGAACGTTTTGCACGCTTAAACTTATTAGTAGAATCAGCGGGAATGAGCACACTTGAGAATGCAACGGTAATGGTTGTAGGATTGGGTGGTGTTGGTTCGAGTTGTGCCCAAACATTAGCACGTGGGGGTGTAGGAAAACTCATTATATTGGACGGTGATGTGGTTTCTCCATCCAATATTAATCGTCAGTTATTAGCGTTTGATTCGACAGTAGGTAGACCTAAAGCTGAAGTAATGAAAGAATTGATATTGGATATTAATCCGAATTGTCAAGTATATGCAGTTGAAGAATTTGTCAAAGCACAAAATATTGCACCATTATTACGGTCATTGCCACGACCGGATTATGTGATTGATTGCATCGATTCGTTTTATGCTAAAACAGCCTTAATACAATGGTGTATTGAGCAACAAGTGCCACTCTTATCTTCCATGGGGGCAGCTAATCGACTTGACCCAAGTCTGTTATCTTTTTCATATATTGAAGATACGAGTTACTGTAAAATGTCGAAAACTATGCGACATATTTGTGCTGAATTAGGAATTAAAAAATTAGAAGTGCTATATTCGAAAGAAAAACAAGCCAAAATTAAAAGTTATGGTAGTGTGAAAAAGGAGCATACACTAGGTTCTATTAGCTATATGCCACCGATTATGGGAATGTTATTAGCAAGTAAAGTCTTGCGACGATTATTAGGTTTAGAAACTTACAAATTAACACCGATAATGAAAGGTCAAAAATAA
- a CDS encoding TatD family hydrolase produces MTEFIDTHFHFDFIKDELARHQLIQACDDAKIKVIAQTVLPTQYTLLKGMYPIDVALGFHPWYIENEQQVAQELKSFLKELPTTHFIGEIGLDFAPNRLQQVEQKLQVDTFSRIIQMIRDYEQVHQHSFVVSIHTVRSASVVLDILEKFQLYQSKSQVIFHYFNGTSDELMRHVRHGGWLSIHPNMLHTKKGRAYIKQVPINRLLLETDLPKPEQDTNEIVTQYPQVINQLLEQLTELLGVDVRPIFLENQTQLYRYLS; encoded by the coding sequence ATGACGGAATTTATCGACACACATTTTCATTTTGATTTCATTAAAGATGAACTAGCACGACATCAGCTTATCCAAGCTTGCGATGATGCGAAAATCAAAGTGATTGCTCAAACAGTCTTACCAACGCAATATACTTTATTAAAAGGTATGTATCCGATTGATGTCGCCTTAGGTTTTCACCCTTGGTATATTGAAAATGAACAACAGGTGGCACAGGAATTAAAATCTTTTTTGAAAGAGTTGCCTACGACACATTTTATCGGCGAGATTGGACTTGATTTTGCTCCGAATCGACTGCAACAAGTGGAACAGAAACTGCAAGTCGATACGTTTAGTCGTATCATTCAAATGATTCGTGACTATGAACAAGTTCATCAGCATTCCTTTGTAGTTTCCATTCATACAGTACGTTCTGCTAGTGTGGTACTTGATATTTTAGAAAAATTCCAACTCTATCAAAGTAAGAGTCAAGTGATTTTTCATTATTTTAATGGCACAAGTGATGAATTAATGCGTCATGTACGTCATGGTGGTTGGTTGTCGATTCACCCTAATATGTTACATACGAAAAAAGGGAGAGCATATATTAAACAGGTACCAATCAATCGTTTGTTATTGGAAACTGATTTGCCCAAACCTGAACAAGATACGAATGAGATAGTAACCCAGTATCCGCAAGTTATTAATCAATTACTGGAACAATTAACAGAATTGTTAGGTGTTGATGTACGTCCGATTTTTTTAGAAAATCAAACACAGCTTTATCGCTATTTAAGTTGA
- a CDS encoding acylphosphatase, with amino-acid sequence MTTYELIISGRVQGVGYRFFAQQCAAKYHINGNVRNLSNGNVKIIAQCSTEQLTEFVKVIQQPQHRFMKINSVNITEIPTIKHYANFTIEYST; translated from the coding sequence ATGACGACCTATGAACTAATTATTTCCGGACGTGTCCAAGGAGTGGGCTATCGCTTTTTCGCCCAACAATGTGCTGCGAAGTATCATATCAATGGAAATGTTCGCAACTTGTCAAATGGCAATGTCAAAATCATTGCCCAATGTTCAACTGAACAATTAACCGAATTTGTCAAAGTAATTCAACAACCACAGCATCGTTTCATGAAAATCAACTCAGTTAATATCACTGAAATCCCAACAATTAAACACTATGCCAATTTTACTATTGAATATTCAACTTAA
- a CDS encoding DNA translocase FtsK, translated as MFYLVIGLILFFISLLALFDGGFIGVLFTNAVRLIIGETYTLALFSLVLYAFMMIIKGQLPRVKWTKYLGVIMILIALTTVLHFNAFNGQEPSQIFTRTYEVFKNDLLTSQNRSNLGGGLLGASFYATFGYLFGRWGTYLFSFIIFVIGFGLVESISIDQLGTLVRDFWHGVVSIPKKLFPALTEMKEVFNQDDLSDEEEELLESEESVPQTRIRPRKQSMLSQLFSAKPQGRATQDDWAESSYQPSLQERKRQTFEPFDERTQRVSPRIEREERVLDLDYFDQMESLSNKKQPPIIQPATPYREEIIEPEVEVPPIEKSVEPVIIVDSTVPKEEPTNTDLSVRQTADHWQTQAATKQDLTEDELDKLLAESDMDDTQPVIKPMKRSQQYQLPSKSLLKKIPPVDQSEEYARINENIEKLERTFESFGVKAKVVKANLGPSVTKYEIEPAIGVKVSKIVSLSDDIALALAARDVRMEAPIPGKSLIGIEVPNLQVSPVSFWEIIDAALESENLLDVPLGRDISGTVCLADLSKMPHLLIAGATGSGKSVGMNVIIVSLLMKAHPDEVKFLMIDPKKVELTMYDDLPHQLAPVVTNPRKAAQALNKVVQEMERRYELFAASNVRNIDTYNEQVEEWNKEDNGTVYEKLPKIIVFVDELADLMMVASNEVESAIIRLAQMARAAGIHMIIATQRPSVDVITGIIKANVPSRLAFAVSSGTDSRTILDSVGAEKLLGRGDMLFQPMGKNKPVRVQGAYISDSEVEKITNFIKNQQVADYEDSLIVLDDEQDGNTSVSEDEYFDEAVEMLQGLETISISQLQRKFRIGYNRAARLIDDMEAAGLVSGQDGSKPRQVL; from the coding sequence ATGTTCTATTTAGTGATTGGATTAATACTATTTTTTATTTCATTACTTGCGTTATTTGACGGTGGCTTTATTGGTGTCTTATTTACGAACGCTGTTCGATTAATCATCGGTGAAACTTATACACTGGCACTCTTTAGTTTGGTGCTCTATGCGTTTATGATGATTATTAAAGGGCAGTTACCACGTGTAAAATGGACGAAGTACCTCGGTGTCATCATGATTTTGATAGCTTTAACAACGGTACTGCATTTTAATGCTTTCAATGGACAAGAACCAAGTCAAATTTTTACACGCACATATGAAGTGTTTAAAAATGATTTACTCACAAGTCAAAATCGTTCAAATCTTGGGGGTGGCTTGCTTGGAGCGAGTTTTTATGCCACATTTGGTTATTTATTTGGACGGTGGGGAACATATTTATTCTCCTTTATTATTTTTGTAATAGGGTTTGGGTTAGTAGAATCCATTTCAATCGACCAATTAGGAACATTAGTAAGGGATTTTTGGCATGGTGTAGTATCGATTCCTAAAAAATTATTTCCAGCATTGACGGAGATGAAAGAAGTCTTTAATCAAGATGATTTATCAGATGAAGAAGAGGAATTGCTTGAATCGGAAGAATCTGTACCACAAACGAGAATACGTCCACGCAAACAGTCGATGTTGTCGCAATTATTTAGTGCGAAACCACAAGGAAGAGCAACTCAAGATGATTGGGCAGAATCTTCTTATCAGCCGTCATTACAAGAGCGTAAACGTCAGACATTTGAACCCTTTGATGAGCGTACGCAACGTGTGTCGCCACGCATTGAACGTGAAGAACGAGTATTGGATTTGGATTATTTTGACCAAATGGAAAGTTTGAGTAATAAGAAACAACCACCGATAATTCAGCCGGCAACTCCTTATCGTGAAGAAATAATTGAGCCAGAGGTAGAAGTGCCACCAATTGAAAAAAGTGTTGAGCCTGTCATTATCGTAGATTCAACTGTACCAAAGGAAGAACCAACGAATACTGATTTATCAGTGCGTCAAACGGCTGACCATTGGCAAACACAAGCTGCAACAAAACAAGATTTAACTGAGGACGAATTGGATAAATTATTAGCTGAATCAGATATGGACGATACGCAACCGGTAATCAAACCAATGAAACGGTCACAACAGTATCAATTACCGAGTAAGTCTTTATTGAAAAAAATTCCACCAGTCGACCAATCGGAAGAATATGCAAGGATTAATGAAAATATTGAAAAATTAGAACGGACATTTGAAAGCTTTGGTGTGAAAGCAAAAGTAGTGAAAGCTAATTTAGGGCCGTCCGTTACTAAATACGAAATTGAACCAGCGATTGGGGTTAAAGTTAGTAAAATTGTGTCATTATCTGATGATATTGCATTAGCCTTAGCAGCTCGAGATGTTCGTATGGAAGCACCAATACCTGGTAAATCTTTAATTGGAATTGAAGTGCCGAATTTACAAGTCAGCCCAGTATCCTTTTGGGAAATTATTGATGCAGCACTTGAAAGTGAAAACTTACTCGATGTGCCATTAGGTCGAGATATTTCCGGAACGGTTTGTTTGGCTGATTTAAGTAAAATGCCCCATTTACTGATTGCTGGGGCGACAGGTAGTGGTAAATCGGTCGGTATGAATGTTATTATCGTATCTTTACTGATGAAAGCTCACCCAGATGAAGTGAAGTTTTTAATGATTGACCCGAAAAAAGTAGAGTTAACGATGTACGATGATTTACCACATCAATTAGCACCGGTTGTGACGAATCCACGAAAAGCAGCACAAGCATTGAATAAAGTCGTTCAAGAAATGGAACGCCGCTACGAATTGTTTGCAGCATCGAATGTTCGTAATATTGATACCTATAATGAACAAGTAGAAGAATGGAACAAGGAAGATAATGGTACTGTTTATGAAAAACTACCGAAAATTATTGTTTTTGTCGATGAGTTAGCTGATTTAATGATGGTGGCAAGCAATGAAGTCGAAAGTGCGATTATTCGATTGGCACAAATGGCTCGTGCTGCCGGTATTCACATGATTATCGCAACGCAACGTCCGTCTGTTGATGTTATTACCGGAATTATTAAAGCCAATGTACCAAGTCGTTTAGCTTTTGCGGTGTCGAGTGGAACGGACTCACGTACTATTTTAGATAGTGTCGGAGCTGAAAAGTTATTAGGTCGTGGGGATATGTTATTCCAACCAATGGGTAAAAATAAACCAGTTCGTGTGCAAGGTGCGTATATTTCGGATAGTGAAGTAGAGAAGATTACCAACTTCATTAAGAATCAACAAGTAGCCGATTATGAAGACTCATTGATTGTATTAGATGACGAACAAGACGGTAATACTTCCGTTTCGGAAGATGAATACTTTGATGAAGCCGTTGAAATGTTACAAGGCTTAGAAACGATTAGTATTTCACAATTGCAGCGTAAGTTTCGTATTGGGTACAATCGTGCTGCTCGCTTAATTGATGATATGGAGGCAGCTGGTCTAGTCAGTGGGCAAGACGGCAGTAAGCCAAGACAAGTGTTATAA
- a CDS encoding (d)CMP kinase — translation MNTLTIAIDGPASSGKSTIAKLIAQKLGITYIDTGAMYRGVTLAVLRKGIAVTDEENILALLPQLELKFKLINGIQHLFLGTEDISEVIRSVEVTENVSAVSAIEGVRKQLVSMQQAMAKEQSVVMDGRDIGTVVLKDAPHKFFFVASPLVRAQRRFKENIAKGLTSQTLEEIEQAIIERDYLDSTREHSPLKKADDAIEIDTSEMTIDEVVNRVIVEVENKTNNN, via the coding sequence ATGAATACTTTAACAATTGCGATTGACGGGCCAGCATCTTCAGGTAAAAGTACGATTGCTAAATTAATCGCTCAAAAATTAGGTATCACTTATATTGATACCGGTGCGATGTATCGTGGGGTTACACTTGCCGTATTAAGAAAGGGCATCGCTGTGACAGATGAGGAGAATATTTTAGCTTTATTACCACAATTAGAATTGAAGTTTAAATTAATAAATGGCATACAACATCTATTTTTAGGTACAGAAGATATTAGCGAAGTGATTCGCTCAGTTGAAGTGACAGAAAATGTTTCGGCAGTGTCTGCAATTGAGGGGGTACGCAAACAACTTGTTTCGATGCAACAAGCAATGGCAAAGGAACAATCAGTTGTTATGGACGGACGTGATATTGGCACAGTCGTATTAAAGGACGCACCACATAAATTCTTCTTTGTAGCCAGTCCATTAGTTCGTGCTCAACGTCGTTTCAAGGAGAATATCGCAAAAGGATTGACTTCGCAAACATTAGAAGAAATTGAACAAGCGATTATTGAGCGTGATTACTTAGATTCCACAAGAGAACATAGTCCTTTAAAAAAAGCTGATGATGCGATTGAGATTGATACAAGTGAGATGACGATAGATGAAGTCGTTAATCGAGTGATTGTTGAAGTTGAAAATAAAACCAATAATAATTAA